DNA from Gramella sp. MAR_2010_147:
TCAATTTAGCTGAACCAAACAAGCGATCCTTTCTATACCTGGCAATCCCAATGATCTCCCTGAAATTAGCTCCCCAGAGATGTGCCATAGACTGATTATTATGCCCGTAATTCAAAGTAATGGAATTATGTGAATACGTATAAGGTCGCACCTGGTTATACTCTGCCTGCAAATAAAGATCCTTTACATCGAATGCATTAAAGTATTTGAACCCAGCCTGAAAACCAAGCTTATTCTTCCAGCTACCCTCTCCTCCAAAAACATCTACGGAAGAAAACTCATCGATCAACCATTGACCATAAGCGTACATTTGATTTGAGATCTTATACTTTCCGGTTAAACCGATAATCGCATTTCCTCCGTCAGCTCCGGTTGCAAATTCAATAGCACGATAAAATATTACCGGGTTCAGGTAGTTAAGATCAAAACCACGATCATTATCATTCTCCCACATTACCGATTCAAAAAAACCAAGGTTTAAACGCTTAGTGATATTTAGACTCAGGTAATGATTGGCGATATATTTTGTCCTGAAAGATCCGCTATTAGTCACTGCAGGCCTTACATCCCGTAGAGACATCCAGGTATTGGTATATTTAATTTTCCAGAACTTGGTATTCAATTTCAAGTAGGGATATGGAGAAGGATTATCACTTAGCAACAGCGACCTGTACCCATCACCAATAAAGTTATTCCCATGTCCAAATTGGATGTTAATGAATTCTGATGGCGTAAAAGAAAGATAACCCTCAGCTACAGGATAATCATAACCATCATTCATAAATGTTTTAGCTATCCCCCTTCCAGGAATGATTGCAGGGTCACCTCCCGCCGGCCTTATAGATTCAGCAAAATTATTATAATACTGCGCAAATCTTCCCTGGCTCTCATATATTACCGAATAGAAATTGAATTTCTCACCCAATCCTCCCTGGATGATAAATTCCCGGGTATTATTGTAAGTAAAATCATGTTCCGTTTGTTCAAAATCCTTTCCTATTTGAAGGTCAAAACCAGGATCTATTGTAAACCAGTAATTTTCGGTTTGATACCTAAAAAGATGTTCATTCCATAATTTTCTTCCCGCCAGCGTATTTCTATCCTGAAGCAGTTCATCTCGATTTGCTTCAAAATCGTAATAAGGATTTACTTCGCTAAACATTAAAGGTTTTGAGGCTGAATGCGTATTGGCACCAATTTCATTAAACTGCGCATCAAACCTGCTATAAAACTCATGAGATAAGGGAATATTTATCTGGCTATTATAACGCGGACTTTTAAATTCATCTGACTTTATTTTTTCATATTCAGATAAGGCATTAGGCTTAGCAGCAACCATTGTTTCACTTTCCTCTCTCAATTCAATTTCATCTTCCTGATTAACTGGCTCAACCGCCACATTTTCCTGAAGCGGAATTCTAAGCGGCATCCTGAACTGCATATGAATAGGACGACCGTTATAGGTTGCAGGCTTTATTTTAGGTAAGGCATCAAAGACGCGCTCCGTCTCTTTCTTCAATTCATCATAGGAAGCATCCAGGTAGATTAATTGAAATTCTCCCGATTCATCAACTTCAAAAATAATGGTTAACTGACCCTTATAGGATTCGGTTTGGACAATTTCAGGCACCTGAAAGTTAGTAGTTATAAATGCAATAAGAGTTCGATTAAAACAATCTGGCTGATTGGAATATGCGACATTCTCACATTCTACAAATTCAGGATACACTTCTGAAGATTGATTAACATCCTGAGCAGCGAGTTGAAAGCTTAAAATAATAAAAGGAAGAAGTAAGATATACTTCATACGCCGGGGACCTATAGTTAGTTTTTACGGGTGTAATATACATTTTTTCCAAAAGGGAATTGACATAAAAAGAAAAATCCCGGCGATTGCCGGGATTTAATATATTAGAGTAAGGATACTAAAATTAATCCTGAACTTTAAATGCAATTGGAAGTGAGTACATAACTCCTACCGGCTTACCACGTTGTTTACCCGGCTTCATTTTAGGCAGACTGTTAATTACTCTTGCAGCTTCCTGCTCTAGTCTTGGGTGTGGAGCACGTGCTCTTACCTGACCAATATTTCCTTTTTCATCAATTCTAAACTGAACAATTACACGGTTGATCCCGCTAAGCCCAAGTTCAGCTCCAAGATCTGTATCGAACTCTTTGTTCACATATCTACTGATCTTTTCACTCATACACTTCTTACGCTCATTGTTATTACCCAAATTTTCACAACCTGGGAAGATTGGCACATCTTCAATAACCGCAAAAGGAACATCTGCAACTTCCTCTTCTACAGGAGCCTCAACAACTTCTTCAACCTCAACGATTTCATCAAGATTTGTTTCAGTAGATTGAATTTCATCTTCTTCCACTTCTTCCTCATCTTCCACTACTTCAATAATTTCTGGTGCCGGTGGCGGTGGAGGTGGAGGTGGTGGGGTATTAAGCATTTCAGTAATTGGCACATCCTCTTCATCAAGGGCGTCCATATTTACCTGTCCTATATCTATATTATCAGGGTCATAAGTTTTCCACTCAATCGCCCTCCATGTTATAAATAGAACTACAATAAGACCAAGTTGTAAAAAAAATACACTGTATCTTTTCAAGTTAGCCTTTGGATTTTTCTTAGGTTCCATAATGCGTTATATTGTTAAGGGTTGCTAAAATAAAGATTTTTTCTAAAAAAATAAATTTATCTGGAATAATAAGTCATTAAAA
Protein-coding regions in this window:
- a CDS encoding gliding motility protein RemB yields the protein MKYILLLPFIILSFQLAAQDVNQSSEVYPEFVECENVAYSNQPDCFNRTLIAFITTNFQVPEIVQTESYKGQLTIIFEVDESGEFQLIYLDASYDELKKETERVFDALPKIKPATYNGRPIHMQFRMPLRIPLQENVAVEPVNQEDEIELREESETMVAAKPNALSEYEKIKSDEFKSPRYNSQINIPLSHEFYSRFDAQFNEIGANTHSASKPLMFSEVNPYYDFEANRDELLQDRNTLAGRKLWNEHLFRYQTENYWFTIDPGFDLQIGKDFEQTEHDFTYNNTREFIIQGGLGEKFNFYSVIYESQGRFAQYYNNFAESIRPAGGDPAIIPGRGIAKTFMNDGYDYPVAEGYLSFTPSEFINIQFGHGNNFIGDGYRSLLLSDNPSPYPYLKLNTKFWKIKYTNTWMSLRDVRPAVTNSGSFRTKYIANHYLSLNITKRLNLGFFESVMWENDNDRGFDLNYLNPVIFYRAIEFATGADGGNAIIGLTGKYKISNQMYAYGQWLIDEFSSVDVFGGEGSWKNKLGFQAGFKYFNAFDVKDLYLQAEYNQVRPYTYSHNSITLNYGHNNQSMAHLWGANFREIIGIARYRKDRLFGSAKLIYGERGFDFSETGDYFGQDIYRNEEDRPFDTGVEIGQGNTTNSFYSELEAGYIVNPTTNLKLFASFIYRDFNPQANTPANFENSTTWINFGLRTDIFNWYFDY
- a CDS encoding energy transducer TonB, producing MEPKKNPKANLKRYSVFFLQLGLIVVLFITWRAIEWKTYDPDNIDIGQVNMDALDEEDVPITEMLNTPPPPPPPPPAPEIIEVVEDEEEVEEDEIQSTETNLDEIVEVEEVVEAPVEEEVADVPFAVIEDVPIFPGCENLGNNNERKKCMSEKISRYVNKEFDTDLGAELGLSGINRVIVQFRIDEKGNIGQVRARAPHPRLEQEAARVINSLPKMKPGKQRGKPVGVMYSLPIAFKVQD